A portion of the Podospora pseudoanserina strain CBS 124.78 chromosome 2, whole genome shotgun sequence genome contains these proteins:
- a CDS encoding hypothetical protein (COG:S; EggNog:ENOG503NV8J) yields the protein MARQYDNIIFDLGDVLFHWDASTVTALPKKTIRAMMNTTIWLDYERGFLSPGQAHKLLATELQTTPELVAESLEQAQLTLRPDAEMTDLILKLAAARTRSGQAKVRILGLSNIAKDHFIGIQKIQFPWHLFDRIFTSCDTGMRKPDLCIYQHLIKETGIDPARTIFLDDRVENIFAARSLGLRGEVVGRLGPERSQLVRLLTNLLLPDDTIIRAEGFLRSRAGNHLSEFEGKDVSFRDNFSQLLLWELTGMEELVYLTWPSRPSPEVSSASSPVDTISNPDSAVELLLDESPSSSSPKVKPATTSSPFWNYFSSQPVLTTNTFPADADTTSIAYLSLPEQHLSSVVPPSEAMAAMAANTSADGIIQVYFSSSRPHTCPVVCVNVLRFFNKFSSTPVETDDRLKPTVDFVINSLANRAYVHGSRYYVPEAFLYFAALFYNECKGSSPGLWGRLDEHMNGALLERLRVSAAGNAAALAMRVRACQVVGLGREVARGDFEELLGLQRGEDGGWPAGWFCRMGRTGDSIGNRGLTTGMVWRVLRDWS from the exons ATGGCTCGCCAATATGACAACATCATATTTGACTTGGGCGATGTGTTATTCCATTGGGATGCAAGCACTGTTACTGCCCTTCCAAAGAAAACCATTCGCGCCATGATGAATACCACCATCTGGCTAGACTATGAGCGGGGCTTCTTGTCGCCGGGGCAGGCACACAAG CTGTTGGCTACCGAGCTACAGACCACACCAGAGCTAGTGGCCGAGTCACTTGAGCAAGCTCAGTTGACACTCCGCCCTGATGCTGAGATGACAGATCTGATCCTGAAGCTCGCAGCAGCACGCACAAGATCGGGGCAAGCCAAGGTTAGGATTCTTGGTCTCTCGAATATTGCCAAAGACCACTTCATCGGCATTCAAAAGATCCAATTCCCGTGGCATCTCTTTGATCGCATCTTTACTTCCTGCGACACGGGAATGCGCAAGCCAGACTTGTGCATCTACCAGCACCTGATCAAGGAGACTGGGATCGACCCTGCTCGGACTATTTTCCTTGATGACCGTGTTGAGAACATTTTTGCGGCTCGTAGTCTCGGTTTGAGAGGCGAGGTGGTCGGTCGTCTGGGACCCGAAAGGTCGCAGTTAGTTCGTCTTCTTACGAACCTCTTACTGCCAGACGACACTATAATTCGCGCCGAGGGGTTCTTGAGGTCCCGAGCGGGTAACCATCTCTCTGAGTTCGAAGGGAAGGACGTGTCTTTCCGCGACAACTTTTCGCAGCTTCTTCTATGGGAGCTCACGGGAATGGAAGAGCTTGTGTATCTCACCTGGCCAAGCCGTCCATCACCTGAGGTATCTTCAGCTTCGTCACCGGTCGATACCATTTCCAATCCAGACTCCGCCGTGGAGCTACTCCTAGACGAGAGCCCCTCTAGCTCGTCCCCAAAAGTTAaacccgccaccacctcgtccCCATTCTGGAATTacttctcctcccaaccaGTCCTCACAACCAACACGTTCCCCGCCGACGCAGATACCACGTCAATCGCTTACCTCAGCCTGCCAGAACAGCACCTCTCTTCGGTGGTGCCGCCATCAGAagccatggccgccatggcAGCCAACACGAGCGCCGATGGTATCATCCAGGTCTACTTTAGCTCTTCCCGTCCGCACACCTGCCCTGTAGTCTGCGTTAATGTCCTTCGGTTCTTTAACAAGTTTTCTTCTACTCCCGTTGAAACCGACGATCGCCTCAAGCCCACTGTTGACTTTGTCATCAACTCGCTTGCAAACAGGGCGTATGTTCACGGCAGCAGATACTACGTCCCAGAGGCGTTTTTGTATTTTGCTGCGCTGTTCTACAATGAGTGCAAGGGGAGTTCACCTggtttgtgggggaggttggatgagCATATGAATGGGGCTTTGTTGGAAAGGTTGAGGGTGTCGGCTGCGGGGAATGCGGCTGCGCTGgcgatgagggtgagggcttgccaggttgttgggttggggagggaggtggcgagggggGATTTTGAGGAACTGTTGGGGTTgcaaaggggggaggatggggggtggCCGGCAGGGTGGTTTTGCAGGATGGGAAGGACGGGGGATTCGATTGGGAATAGGGGGTTGACTACGGGGATGGTTtggagggttttgagggaTTGGTCGTGA
- a CDS encoding hypothetical protein (EggNog:ENOG503NUVP; CAZy:GH18; COG:G), protein MKVINNASPPSEFKRIGYFEAWSSANKKERPCLFMDATQIPTGYTYMHFAFGEVSSHFAVSVSKLKNQFDKFVKMRSFKRIIAFCGWTVSTDPSSFWISREGVKPGNREILATNIAKFVVDHDLDGVDLDWEYPGAPDLPDIPSADPLDGLAYLELLKLLRQKLPCWRSLLPLPTGISSNFQLGISKVVGYIVYMTYDLHGQWDFDSHWSSPGCPAGNCLRSHINRTETLNALSMVTKIGVSSTKLIIGITSYGRSFRMVDPSCTGPMCTFTGALSGAKPGRCTRTAGYLANAEIQEILHYDKSSRTYYDEGIMSDILVYGSDWVANMNNYNKGRREALWKSMNFGGVSDWAIGLAEFLPNDVSQVPSLSMEEIKEDWANITCKHPYARNSSYRVSDSWKTLKVDEAWTHVVVKWDACAKSGIPFPVFVSRLLNNPDGIDESERRPAAALLLSSFVKLAGIYYELYDGIQAAQVNLITTLSKFSSTFAPEQKADKSLTMTLNILSAGFGVLAGPVFAKAFSSGNFFSQNPGIGEKLESAVMKGVELGLAEAKEYAKKKKKPLNEPVTEDLASQFNWIVMSWKEIVDITQRQAFSETKDGVSYLSSMMSNGKLLKIEPMNRFDTESAMVKVLYAFLIPHVWHLRAYSPVLIHAEWDCQKVGVNKFIWLQSGDKDVAKMCIDNPSALLSSPWRSNDDRPQLGQLGWRFGAESNAGLARHRDSRVSIDGWAKRSHVGINHADRHCKKLDGVLKRHAKWGNKGFDKLLDLFNGEHRNNLIEEVTNGDVKLLPGIMNILMCDPQTVFDN, encoded by the exons ATGAAGGTCATCAACAATGCTTCCCCTCCGTCAGAGTTCAAGAGGATAGGCTACTTTGAAGCCTGGAGCTCGGCTAACAAAAAGGAGCGGCCTTGCCTGTTTATGGATGCCACCCAGATTCCGACAGGATACACATATATGCATTTTGCCTTTGGGGAGGTATCCTCCCACTTTGCCGTGAGTGTCAGCAAGCTCAAAAACCAGTTCGACAAGTTTGTGAAGATGAGAAGCTTCAAGAGAATCATTGCCTTCTGTGGATGGACAGTGTCTACTGACCCAAGCTCATTTTGGATTTCTCGAGAAGGCGTCAAACCGGGCAACAGGGAGATTTTGGCCACCAACATCGCCAAGTTTGTCGTGGACCATGATTTGGATGGCGTGGATCTCGATTGGGAGTATCCAGGTGCGCCAGATCTCCCTGATATTCCTAGTGCCGACCCGCTCGATGGACTGGCATATCTGGAACTTCTGAAGTTGTTGAGACAGAAGCTTCCGTG TTGGCGATCGTTGCTCCCGCTTCCTACTGGTATCTCAAGTAATTTCCAATTGGGGATCAGCAAGGTCGTCGGTTACATTGTGTACATGACTTACGACTTGCATGGCC AATGGGACTTTGACAGTCATTGGTCCTCTCCAGGCTGCCCAGCAGGCAACTGTCTTCGCTCACACATCAACAGGACGGAAACCCTCAATGCACTTTCCATGGTCACCAAAATTGGCGTCTCATCAACCAAGCTCATCATCGGCATTACCAGCTATGGTCGGTCTTTTCGGATGGTCGACCCATCCTGCACCGGTCCTATGTGTACATTTACCGGGGCACTCTCCGGAGCAAAACCTGGACGTTGCACACGCACCGCCGGATATCTCGCCAATGCAGAGATTCAGGAGATTTTGCATTACGACAAGTCATCACGCACCTATTACGATGAAGGCATCATGAGTGACATTCTGGTGTACGGATCTGACTGGGTTGCCAACATGAACAACTACAACAAAGGGCGTCGGGAGGCTCTGTGGAAGTCAATGAACTTTGGCGGCGTCTCAGACTGGGCGATCGGCCTTGCCGAGTTTTTACCCAATGATGTCTCTCAGGTTCCGTCACTGTCAatggaggagatcaaggaagaCTGGGCCAACATCACCTGCAAACACCCCTACGCGAGGAACAGCAGCTACAGGGTGTCAGACAGTTGGAAAACCCtcaaggttgatgaggcTTGGACGCATGTTGTTGTTAAGTGGGACGCTTGCGCAAAGTCCGGCATACCTTTCCCTGTTTTTGTGAGCCGTCTTCTCAACAATCCCGATGGCAT TGACGAATCCGAACGCCGGCCGGCAGCAGCTCTCCTTTTGAGTTCATTTGTGAAGCTTGCTGGGATCTATTACGAGCTGTACGATGGAATCCAAGCAGCTCAGGTCAATCTTATCACGACACTGTCCAAGTTCTCGAGCACTTTTGCACCAGAACAAAAGGCGGACAAGTCTTTGACCATGACTTTGAATATCTTGAGCGCTGGCTTCGGTGTGCTGGCAGGCCCAGTCTTTGCGAAGGCATTTTCGTCTGGAAATTTCTTCTCTCAGAATCCTGGTATTGGAGAGAAGCTGGAGTCGGCAGTGATGAAGGGCGTAGAGCTTGGCCTGGCTGAGGCTAAGGAAtacgccaaaaaaaaaaaaaaacccct AAACGAGCCCGTGACGGAGGATCTCGCATCGCAGTTCAACTGGATTGTGATGAGTTGGAAAGAAATTGTCGACATTACACAACGCCAAGCCTTCTCTGAGACGAAAGATGGGGTTAGCTATCTCAGCAGCATGATGAGCAACGGCAAGCTGCTCAAGATCGAGCCGATGAACAGGTTTGACACGGAATCCGCCATGGTCAAAGTCCTGTACGCCTTCCTGATTCCGCATGTCTGGCATCTCCGAGCCTACAGCCCTGTTCTCATCCACGCCGAGTGGGACTGCCAAAAGGTTGGGGTCAACAAGTTCATATGGCTCCAGTCCGGCGACAAGGATGTGGCCAAGATGTGCATCGACAACCCGTCAGCACTACTTTCTTCACCCTGGAGGTCCAACGATGATAGACCACAACTGGGGCAACTGGGGTGGAGGTTCGGAGCCGAATCGAATGCCGGTCTTGCCAGGCACAGAGACTCTCGGGTCTCCATTGATGGATGGGCAAAACGATCTCATGTGGGAATAAATCACGCAGATAGACATTGCAAGAAG CTTGACGGTGTCTTGAAGCGCCACGCCAAGTGGGGAAACAAAGGCTTCGACAAGCTTCTGGATCTTTTCAATGGGGAACACCGGAATAACTTGATCGAGGAGGTCACAAACGGCGATGTCAAGCTTCTGCCGGGGATCATGAACATCCTCATGTGTGACCCTCAAACAGTCTTTGACAACTAA
- a CDS encoding hypothetical protein (EggNog:ENOG503P56N): MQLTNLLVAIMATASAVSATCHTSGVTWNDKAAARRAITDACTKGRFSVTFGIQEKIFLCVNSGGKQKMEFWVQNKANSRRNWDDADCIHRLSREVDGCNQNKGGYSNVDNWYYSSDPNEGQC; encoded by the exons atgcagctcaccaacctcctcgtcgccatcatggccaccgcctccgccgtcTCGGCCACCTGCCACACCTCAGGCGTGACCTGGAACGACAAGGCGGCCGCCCGCCGCGCCATCACCGACGCCTGCACCAAGGGCCGCTTCTCCGTCACCTTTGGCATCCAGGAGAAGATCTTCCTGTGCGTCAACTCTGGCGGCAAGCAAAAGATGGAGTTTTGGGTCCAGAACAAGGCCAACTCGCGCCGCAACTGGGACGACGCCGACTGCATCCACCGTCTCAGCAGGGAGGTTGACGGGTGCAATCAGAACAAGGGGGGTTACAGCAATGTTGATAACTGGTACTACAG CTCCGACCCCAATGAGGGCCAGTGCTAG